In Sander lucioperca isolate FBNREF2018 chromosome 21, SLUC_FBN_1.2, whole genome shotgun sequence, the following proteins share a genomic window:
- the aanat2 gene encoding arylalkylamine N-acetyltransferase 2, protein MTQQVSASSVLKPFFLKTPVRVVNPLRQRRHTLPASEFRNLTPQDAISVFEIEREAFVSVSGECPLTLKEVLNFLGQCPELSLGWFEEGQLVAFIIGSGWDKERLSQEAMTQHIPDNSTVHIHVLSVHRHCRQQGKGSILLWRYLQYLRCVLGLHRALLICEDFLVPFYLKAGFKEKGPSAISIPNMQFQEMEYMLDGQVYARRNSGC, encoded by the exons ATGACACAGCAGGTCAGTGCCTCATCAGTCCTCAAGCCCTTCTTTCTGAAGACACCTGTCAGAGTGGTTAACCCTCTGCGACAGCGACGACACACACTCCCTGCTAGCGAGTTCAGAAACCTCACGCCACAGGACGCCATCAGTGTGTTTGAGATTGAAAGAGAAG catttgtctctgtgtctggaGAGTGTCCACTTACCCTGAAAGAAGTGCTTAACTTCCTGGGTCAGTGCCCTGAGCTGTCGCTGGGTTGGTTTGAGGAGGGACAGCTGGTAGCTTTCATTATTGGCTCTGGCTGGGACAAGGAGAGGCTTTCACAG GAGGCAATGACTCAGCATATCCCAGACAACTCCACTGTGCACATCCATGTTCTGTCAGTGCACCGTCACTGTCGCCAGCAAGGCAAGGGCTCCATCCTCTTGTGGCGCTATTTGCAGTACCTGCGCTGTGTGCTGGGCCTTCACCGAGCTCTGCTGATTTGCGAGGATTTCCTGGTGCCCTTCTACCTCAAGGCCGGCTTTAAGGAGAAAGGACCATCAGCCATCTCCATACCCAACATGCAATTCCAAGAGATGGAGTACATGCTCGATGGGCAGGTGTACGCACGGCGGAACAGCGGTTGCTAG